The Montipora foliosa isolate CH-2021 chromosome 1, ASM3666993v2, whole genome shotgun sequence DNA segment TAATCGAAAGCAGCTACCCATCGTCGGTCTCGTTCGTGCTCGTCCATTTGGGTGTTTTATCttatcttttgtttatttttcttttaatagttCATTCTTGTATTATAATTGAAACccaataaagtaaaaaaaaataataataataaaataaaataaaataaaataaaataaaataaaaagtccTATCTCTGAAAGTTACAATGATTTCTTTTGAACACGAACGATCATAGAGAAGATATCCTTAACTTGATGTCTCTtcttgtcattaatgtgccaaccagagccacattggctgtcgaaacaaaggatcttttgttcctgtggttggcgcatttgaaaaacaaaactcgGCAATGAGTGGAGTGTggtttcttgttcttcttcaatCCCACAGGAGCTAAGAGAAAGGGGTATTGTTGATGAAATCGATCCCATTCATGTGTAAGTTTGAAAACAATGTTTTATACTTCGGCCTTTAATCTTTTTTTCCTCGAATCAAGTGACTGGGAACATTTACTGCTTGTTCTTTATTAGTTACTTGAACAAACGGTTAACCCATAGCCTCATCTCACTCACTCTATTACTTCATTTCCTCATTGTAGGGAATGTCTGCGTTTCTGTTTTATGGGACTCATTCAAGAAGAACTTCACAGAAGAGCGCGACATAGGAATCTTCACTGCATTAGACCATGCAGAATGTATGACTGTCCACATGGTAGACCAGATGTTCTGTTCTTCCTTCCGCAACTGCAGGGTTGGTAGAATTGACCAATGAGCTTTTTCATTGCAACTGTTTACTTTTTCGTTTCGAGTAAAGATCCTTATTTTGCATCGCTTCCTAGGCGAAAGAGATTACAAGTCAGATTATTCCCACTGAAGTGGAGCGGCAGCTGTGCAAGGAAAGACCACTGAATGGTTGCAGCGAGGCTTTTAATGAACTGGAGGCTTCGATTGCCATGGAAGAAGAGCAGATAACCAATATGCCACAAACTGTAGAGCAAGCCATAATTTTGTTCACCAAATTGATCCAATTTATTGAAAGACATACCTGACTCATAAGATTACGCTATGCAGATACTGTGTGGACCTCTCAAACCCGGTTGACACCTGTGTCGTATGCATAACAAAAGGGGACACTCGAAAGTGCATGataaaaaaagagtttttgttTATCTCCCTCTGGTTTCAACTTGTCAAGGAGAGAAAGATATCAAAGGAAACGACGGAATATTTCAGTgttatttaacaactattcaccgaagtggaggtggctagtggtggatagttgttttagtatgtacttAAAGATGCAGTgggataatatagcacaaaaagatgattttaactcattattCCTGCACAGATTACAACATTTACGGGCGCAAATTCCTCGCGAgttgcttggaggtgaatagcaaaggatatccggagtttgagcagccaatcagagcgcgcttTGAACgctgtccactgttttagtatatactaatagcTATTATTCGTCTCACGCAAAACCCATCATAACAAAGAACATGAAGACAAATATTCGTCAACTGAAGAGTATTAGATAAATCATCGGCATAATTAATATCTTTGATAATTTCAATAGACAAGGGTTCTTTCCTATGGCACCTTTTAACTCCTAAATTTTTTTAGCCGTCTCCCGCACCCTATCAACTAAAGGATTATCCGTAGGGGGTCAGCTGATTCGTGTGCACACTTAATACTATAAGAATTGTCCACAGAACTGCTCGATCTAGTAGACTCTAAAACATATTGTAAATAAACAGCTACGTGCATAGGATTAGCAGGCAAGTAAGAAAGTTCGTGCTCACGGAAGTCTTACTTTTCTCCTTCCAACTAGCCACAACCCTTCGGAAACACTAACTTTTTCAGCTACAAATACCAATACTGCTCTGAATTTCCCCAAATTGGAACGacacattttagtttggaacgcgtttGTAGCATTCCCCAGTGCAAGGTTTAAAACTAATAACGCTCATCAAGTCACCCCATGAAACAACGTAAGGGAAAAATAAGGGACATCAGCTGACAATCAGTACCTCAACACAGTCTCACGGCATCAGTACCACTACAATTTAACAACTGACTTTACCTTATATACAATTTTTGTGACGTCTTTCGTTGTGTTAAGGGAACAACTACCAATGCTAGCAGTGTAATTGTAAGTATAAGCATCGCAAAAGAGGCTGCTGGCCTCTTCGTGGAAACAGAACGAGTCGCATTCATTTAGGGTGTGTGTGTCTTTTACTAAAAAAGGTTTTCCTCCCAGGGCAGCGTTTAAGTAAAACGCTTGTTGCCTGCTCTCCAGGATAATTAAGTTTGACAGTCTAGAGGGGGTGTAGATCTCGGGATCCATAAGGGTCAAATTAACGCTGCTGTTAAAAATCTGCAGTTTGAATTCTTCAATGATGGAAGAAGTTCACTGTATAAGACAGAGGAGCAGTTCTCGTCTTGACGACAGAACGATAGACAAGTGGAATTGTCAACGTTTTTAAGGGAACTGTAACCTGTCAAGGGAAGCAAAAGATTGTTAAATAGAGACTCTGGCTCTCATCTACTTATTAACTACTGAAGAAAGTTTGCGACTTTATTCCTCTAAGGGGGCGAAGAGGAATGAGTGAGTAAGCATAATGAAGCTTTATGCGGCATGATCAATGTTTCTGCTAGCTGCTCCACATGCACAGAGGTCGGAAAGCCTAATTTATGCCATGCCTAATACACAAAATGCTACTTTCAAGGGAAATTCCTATCAGATCTTGGGCTCAATCATTGTACTTCTTTACAGCAGTTGATGAGCGAAAGCGAAAGTTAAGCCAAgcataaacaaatgaaaaactGTTTCCTGTTTCAGAGAGTCATCCCAACACTAAGCACGGTTTCTTTAAAGTATGCAGTGAACTAAACTTGCTTCTCTTGGGTAATATTATCTAATCAGCGAAATAAACAAAAGTATTTTTTATGCAGACGTTACTTGCGATTAAAGCATGAATACCTTGTTCATTGATATCCACACCCACAGACTGGAGGTGAAAGCGAGGTTCGCAAGAGGGGACCATGCCTGCGGTTCTCAGGGCGTGACAGTAGACGTGTGAACCATTTCTCAGCTTTTCTCTTATTGCAGTGTGGTTCACGTCAGGCGGAAGTCTTTTGGTAAACGGCTCAGTGAATAAAACGTGGATGGGAGAAAGTGAATACAAAACAGGGACAGGATTCTGGCTGACGGACGCAGCCCAGGTCAAAGCATCTCCGTTACTGGGTGGCGTGGATCCCACAGTATACGTGGTCGTCTCAACACACTTTGAAAAGTTTGATGCGGCGTCACTTTGTTCTTTTTCCAAAGAAAATCCCCCTCCAATACTGAACAGCCCTGAATAGCTTGCCTGGGCCTCAACGGTTATTTCGCTTTTCTGTAAGGTTTCATAGGTCTTCTGCTTGACTTTATGGTGTTGGACAAATTTTGCTCCGTACGTCACATCAGTGAAAAAATGAGTGCcgtaatatttaacaaaatcCATAACATAATTAACAGCTTCTTCTTTGGTCTTCGTCTCAACTAGTGCCTTTGCCCAAGAAACGAATCCAGGATCAAATGGTGGCGGATTCGTGCTATAGTAATTTTGACATTCGGCGTGTGATGAAGCGAACAAGAATTCACCCGAAGACATCTCAGCTGTATCTTTCTTATACCCGGCGCTGGCAGAAAATTCAAATCCCGATCCACCTCCTGAATAAAGAAAGTACATCACGTCTTTGGGAGGGCGTGTGGAGGGGGAAACAATGCAGATTTTTGACTGGTCATCAGTAGGTGCGACTTTTGGCTCATGCTTTCGGAAAGAATGGGTCATCGACCCCGGCTAATCCTTCGTATTCGAATTTCAGGTAACGGCCACCATGTTGGTTTCATTAAAGCACAATGTGGGTAGGGTATACAACTAGTGGGGAGTAGGGAGGGATGCTGGGGGATGCAGGAAAGCAGGAAGCATAAAGAGAGAAGTTTGTGGTAGCATTTACCAGCCTATCTTGCAACTTCTTTGTCTGGCATTCCACGTTCATCATATCTTatgatatctttatttaccctcggactTTAGAGTAGCTGGATGCAGCTtgtatctccgagcatttactctctcaaccatgatacaccacacaAGGCACACCACACCACCGGGAACTAAATGGTATGCCCTattcttttcgaatagtgtgtagCTTCTTTTACGTCCTACTAGTTTATGagcattgaagggttgtgagacgaggCCAATGGTTTATCCTCCTCATCCGTGAAGACTAGAgagtaaccatttgcagatatcataacaaaggtagcactttcttctcagttgtTTAAAGACGTCCCTTAGCGTGGTCCGGCCCGGAGTCAAGCACGACCTCCCGCAAggcagcctggtgctcaaccaactgagctaccagTGCGCGGTACAATATCACGACTAACCAATATAGCTTTTGTGGCGTTCCTTTAACGAAGGGCACaatatttcaaaacaacttaaCTGTCCCACGAAACTGCGTGGATGGTAAACTATAAGAGCCTTATTTAGTTTTCTAGACCGCCTTAGTTCACTACAGATCTAACATACCTTCAACACTCGCTTGAACACCAAGGTGCTCGTACAACTCATTAATTGTCCCTTACTTAACTTATAGTATTTGTGCTTGGGGTAATTGTCCCTTGACATTTCAAAGAAAgattgtaactttacaaaaacgGGCCTTACGTCTTATTTAATTCTGTAAGTCTAAAGAACACA contains these protein-coding regions:
- the LOC138009497 gene encoding uncharacterized protein, translating into MDPQIRDCTNEGHWKLTFPDLDYSLLGYDILSGYPLADGRDPGFKHPIFRADFSKPKQSSDCRYIFPEDFMVVPSEFCVVSFESKPIRNKQQMDNYPKHKYYKLSKGQLMSCTSTLVFKRVLKERHKSYIGGGSGFEFSASAGYKKDTAEMSSGEFLFASSHAECQNYYSTNPPPFDPGFVSWAKALVETKTKEEAVNYVMDFVKYYGTHFFTDVTYGAKFVQHHKVKQKTYETLQKSEITVEAQASYSGLFSIGGGFSLEKEQSDAASNFSKCVETTTYTVGSTPPSNGDALTWAASVSQNPVPVLYSLSPIHVLFTEPFTKRLPPDVNHTAIREKLRNGSHVYCHALRTAGMVPSCEPRFHLQSVGVDINEQGYSSLKNVDNSTCLSFCRQDENCSSVLYSELLPSLKNSNCRFLTAALI